A portion of the Bacillus thuringiensis genome contains these proteins:
- a CDS encoding dUTP diphosphatase has protein sequence MNLNKIFGMQKVLDTRIIKEHGLEGQNLFYNMILALQVEIGELANETRCFKHWSNKGPSEKEVILMEYVDGFHFIASFGYGIGFKTNQYSLELLEHNANVYTASTLVNQFNNVYEAVSEFRATQDIELYEELLYSFLGLGKKLGFTFEEIEQGYYKKNEVNHQRQDNGY, from the coding sequence ATGAATTTAAATAAAATATTCGGAATGCAAAAGGTATTAGATACAAGAATCATTAAGGAGCATGGATTGGAAGGACAAAATTTATTTTACAACATGATTCTTGCTTTACAAGTTGAAATTGGGGAACTCGCAAATGAAACAAGATGCTTTAAGCATTGGAGCAATAAAGGTCCTAGTGAAAAAGAAGTCATTTTAATGGAGTATGTAGATGGATTTCATTTTATAGCTTCATTTGGGTATGGCATCGGATTTAAAACTAATCAATATAGCCTGGAATTATTAGAACATAATGCGAACGTCTATACCGCAAGTACGCTAGTAAATCAATTTAACAATGTATATGAGGCTGTATCGGAGTTTCGTGCAACTCAAGACATTGAGCTTTATGAGGAATTGTTGTACTCGTTCTTAGGTTTAGGTAAGAAATTAGGATTCACATTTGAAGAAATTGAACAAGGTTATTACAAAAAGAATGAAGTGAACCACCAGCGCCAGGATAACGGATATTAA
- a CDS encoding DUF3983 domain-containing protein, producing the protein MKPLKKRKIRKSITRRAKDVEKYQVNKAWRNIFVQAGILK; encoded by the coding sequence ATGAAACCCTTGAAGAAAAGAAAAATCAGAAAATCTATTACTCGTCGTGCAAAAGATGTGGAGAAGTATCAAGTGAATAAAGCTTGGAGAAACATTTTTGTACAAGCTGGTATTTTAAAGTGA
- a CDS encoding ArpU family phage packaging/lysis transcriptional regulator, which translates to MTKQLSFLPKIDRTATQEELEGVLESVRIHRQFGMMRKEMKVTPSYEVREHGPTHTVGKPLEDVALANIQQSKREEWLERMSVRIDQFLNRLGNGRAGSIQRDIIYKRYLEEEDVCDYMVYNEIGMSERTYRRWKSKAFYKLAFALGLEVYETEETGGNE; encoded by the coding sequence ATGACTAAACAATTATCTTTCTTACCAAAAATTGATAGAACAGCAACACAAGAGGAATTAGAAGGTGTGTTGGAAAGCGTACGTATACATAGACAATTTGGGATGATGCGTAAAGAAATGAAAGTCACTCCTTCTTATGAAGTACGTGAGCATGGTCCTACACATACAGTTGGAAAACCATTAGAAGATGTTGCTTTAGCAAATATTCAACAAAGTAAACGAGAAGAGTGGCTGGAAAGAATGTCAGTACGTATTGATCAGTTTCTAAATCGATTAGGGAACGGACGTGCAGGAAGCATTCAAAGAGATATTATTTATAAGCGTTATTTAGAAGAAGAGGACGTATGTGATTACATGGTTTACAACGAAATAGGGATGTCAGAGCGTACTTATCGACGTTGGAAGTCTAAAGCATTTTATAAGCTTGCTTTTGCACTTGGATTAGAAGTTTACGAGACAGAAGAGACTGGAGGTAATGAATAA
- a CDS encoding site-specific integrase translates to MNFVQPIRNPEEIQQLKEYFKEKSLRNYILFIMGINTGLRISDILKLKVGDVKGSHISMREKKTGKQKRIQITAALKRELKWFIEEREDNEYLLQSRQGRNRPIGRSMAYKILSGAAAEFGLDEIGTHTLRKTYGYHMYMQTKNIALLMEIFNHSSEKVTLRYIGVNQDAMDKAMTRFKI, encoded by the coding sequence ATGAATTTTGTTCAGCCAATACGTAATCCAGAAGAAATACAGCAGCTAAAAGAGTATTTTAAAGAAAAGAGCTTACGTAATTACATTCTCTTCATTATGGGAATCAATACAGGCTTGAGAATATCGGACATTTTGAAATTGAAGGTAGGAGATGTCAAAGGTAGTCATATATCTATGAGAGAAAAGAAAACCGGGAAACAGAAACGAATACAAATTACTGCAGCATTGAAAAGAGAACTGAAATGGTTTATTGAAGAAAGAGAAGATAATGAGTATTTATTGCAAAGTAGACAAGGGAGGAATCGTCCAATTGGTCGTAGTATGGCATATAAGATATTAAGCGGAGCAGCGGCAGAATTCGGATTAGATGAAATAGGCACACATACCTTGAGAAAGACGTACGGATATCATATGTACATGCAAACAAAAAACATAGCATTACTCATGGAGATATTCAATCACTCGTCAGAGAAGGTCACGTTACGTTATATAGGTGTAAACCAAGATGCAATGGATAAAGCAATGACTAGGTTTAAAATCTAA
- a CDS encoding helix-turn-helix domain-containing protein, with protein sequence MDCLLNDSDLYNVIGVNEASSILNVTPGHIKNLCAQGKIVSKKIGNTWVIDRSGLKGD encoded by the coding sequence ATTGATTGTTTATTAAATGATAGTGACTTATACAATGTAATTGGTGTAAATGAAGCTTCATCTATTCTTAATGTAACACCTGGTCATATCAAGAACCTTTGTGCTCAAGGAAAGATTGTATCAAAGAAGATCGGCAATACATGGGTGATTGATAGATCAGGGTTAAAAGGAGACTGA
- a CDS encoding HNH endonuclease, whose protein sequence is MKEYKTKQQKRKFYDSGEWKQIREQVKKRDNYECQECKRNGSVRVDTNEYSESAKRKKIQLVVHHIKELEHHPELALEIDNLETVCVDCHNKEHGRVFVKKINKWENDEKW, encoded by the coding sequence ATGAAAGAATACAAAACCAAACAACAGAAGCGTAAGTTCTATGATAGTGGTGAATGGAAACAGATACGAGAACAAGTAAAGAAGAGAGACAACTATGAATGCCAAGAGTGTAAGCGCAATGGTAGTGTTCGTGTGGACACCAATGAATACAGTGAGAGTGCAAAGCGTAAGAAGATTCAGCTCGTTGTCCATCATATAAAAGAACTAGAACATCATCCTGAACTTGCATTAGAAATAGATAACTTAGAAACAGTCTGTGTGGATTGCCATAATAAAGAACACGGTAGAGTGTTTGTTAAAAAGATAAACAAATGGGAAAACGATGAAAAGTGGTAA
- a CDS encoding terminase TerL endonuclease subunit, protein MIVHKYVSEYIELYETGTVVLNKERIMLIHYLKQDILTRNDLHFDMDLIHKCVTFIEKWHFKLNSFQKFLIAFVFLFDEYEDVYFDQHFWMMARGAGKNGLISALTHFFISELHGIEHYNVSVVANTERQAKTSFIDVFEKNKKHEILDELFVSTKQLITNKATRSTFEFHTSNAGSKDSLRDGCVIYDEIHRYENSDVVEVFSSGLGKVPNSREFFITTDGFVREGYLDKMKERAMNILKGKEKEDRLFPFICKLDNPEEVDNPDMWEKANPMFSKPMSQYARGLFKKVMRQYKNLENDPSNRENFMTKRMNWPEVDLTKAVAPWEEIMRTGYEEDGETLREIPDLTHKVAVGGLDYADIKDFAAVGLLFKYKGNYIWKTHSFVRKGFLDKVKLKAPIYEWAENGLLTIVDEPVINISHIVDWFVEMREIYGVSTIVADNYRLSLVKMALEAEGFTLLYIRSPRAIHSLLAPRVETLFANGQIIFGDNPLMRWYTNNVYVHIKKDGNKEYLKKDEFKRKTDGFQAFIHALWQADNILEEEVEFMLHEIDF, encoded by the coding sequence ATGATTGTTCATAAGTATGTAAGTGAATATATAGAACTATATGAGACGGGAACAGTGGTATTAAACAAAGAACGTATCATGCTTATTCATTATTTAAAGCAAGATATATTAACCCGTAATGATCTACATTTTGATATGGATTTAATTCATAAATGTGTAACTTTCATAGAAAAGTGGCATTTTAAATTAAATTCCTTTCAAAAATTTTTAATAGCATTTGTGTTTTTGTTTGATGAATATGAGGATGTTTATTTTGATCAGCATTTCTGGATGATGGCAAGGGGTGCTGGTAAAAACGGTTTGATTAGTGCGTTGACACATTTCTTTATTAGCGAATTGCACGGTATTGAGCATTACAACGTATCAGTAGTTGCTAATACAGAAAGGCAGGCAAAAACATCTTTTATAGATGTTTTTGAAAAGAATAAAAAGCATGAAATATTAGACGAGCTATTTGTATCAACCAAACAATTGATAACGAATAAAGCGACTCGTTCGACTTTTGAATTTCATACATCAAATGCAGGAAGTAAAGACTCATTAAGAGATGGATGTGTCATTTATGATGAGATACACAGATATGAAAATAGCGATGTTGTAGAAGTATTCTCTAGTGGTTTAGGTAAAGTTCCTAACTCTAGGGAATTTTTTATTACCACAGATGGATTTGTTCGTGAGGGATATCTTGACAAAATGAAAGAAAGAGCTATGAATATCCTGAAAGGGAAAGAAAAAGAAGATAGATTGTTTCCTTTTATTTGTAAGCTTGATAATCCTGAAGAAGTAGACAATCCAGATATGTGGGAAAAAGCAAATCCGATGTTTAGTAAGCCTATGAGTCAATATGCTAGAGGGTTATTTAAAAAAGTTATGCGTCAGTATAAAAACCTTGAAAATGATCCATCTAACAGAGAAAATTTCATGACAAAAAGAATGAATTGGCCAGAAGTAGATTTAACAAAGGCTGTAGCCCCATGGGAGGAAATCATGCGTACAGGGTATGAAGAAGATGGGGAAACATTAAGGGAAATACCAGATTTAACACATAAAGTTGCTGTGGGTGGTCTTGATTATGCTGATATTAAAGACTTTGCAGCAGTTGGATTGTTGTTTAAATATAAAGGGAATTATATCTGGAAAACTCACTCCTTTGTACGTAAAGGCTTCTTGGATAAAGTGAAGTTAAAAGCTCCTATTTATGAATGGGCTGAAAATGGGTTACTAACTATTGTAGATGAACCAGTTATCAATATTTCTCACATTGTAGATTGGTTTGTGGAAATGCGGGAAATATATGGGGTTAGTACAATAGTAGCTGATAATTATCGTTTAAGCCTAGTTAAGATGGCTCTCGAAGCGGAAGGCTTCACATTACTATATATTCGCAGCCCAAGAGCTATTCATTCGCTTTTAGCTCCACGTGTTGAAACATTATTTGCAAATGGACAAATTATCTTTGGTGACAATCCATTAATGCGTTGGTACACCAACAACGTTTACGTTCATATTAAAAAGGATGGCAATAAAGAGTACTTAAAAAAAGATGAATTTAAGCGGAAAACGGATGGATTCCAAGCTTTTATTCACGCTTTATGGCAAGCTGACAACATTCTTGAAGAAGAAGTTGAGTTTATGCTACATGAAATAGATTTTTAA
- a CDS encoding phage portal protein has translation MIAIGWLDNVFNKNKELDYMYDDDIVSETSNRVHMKRLAVETCVSFLGRTISQSEFRVKNGDEFLKDELYYRLNVRPNKNMTASTFWEKLIRKLIYENECLVIQSDDSDLLIADYFQHNEFAVFEDTFTNVIVKDYEFKRSFKQSEVIHLKYRNDKLSPLIDGLFTDYGDLFGRILSSQKRKNQIRGVVDIEAQTAKSEEGRGKLQKFVEKMYKSFGEKDIAIVPQQPGFKFSETSSGGGSSGQSVEEINKVTNGFLNQVAMAIGIPTALLYGEMADVEKQTKNYMLFTVKPLLKKISDEANVKFFEMREYLEGQKIEVKAVSYQSIFDLATSIDKLVSSSAFTGNEIRLEVGYEYSDDPNLNIHHITKNYKKLDESEGGEKENDGEN, from the coding sequence GTGATTGCAATTGGCTGGCTTGATAATGTGTTTAACAAGAATAAAGAATTAGATTATATGTACGATGATGATATAGTTTCAGAAACTTCAAATAGGGTTCATATGAAGCGATTAGCTGTAGAAACATGTGTATCTTTTTTAGGGAGAACAATTAGTCAATCGGAGTTCAGAGTTAAAAATGGTGATGAATTTTTAAAAGATGAACTGTATTATCGATTGAATGTTAGACCGAATAAGAATATGACAGCAAGCACTTTCTGGGAAAAGTTAATTCGTAAATTAATTTATGAAAATGAGTGTTTAGTCATTCAATCTGATGATAGCGACTTACTTATTGCTGATTATTTTCAACATAATGAGTTCGCTGTATTTGAAGATACTTTTACAAATGTAATAGTAAAAGATTATGAGTTTAAGCGTTCATTTAAACAAAGTGAAGTAATTCATTTGAAATATCGAAATGATAAGCTGTCGCCACTAATTGATGGCTTGTTCACTGATTATGGCGATTTATTTGGGCGGATATTAAGTTCTCAAAAACGTAAAAATCAAATTCGTGGTGTAGTAGATATAGAGGCTCAGACGGCAAAGTCCGAAGAAGGTCGAGGGAAATTGCAAAAGTTCGTTGAGAAAATGTATAAATCATTTGGAGAAAAAGATATTGCAATTGTGCCTCAACAACCTGGTTTTAAATTCAGTGAGACGTCTTCTGGTGGTGGAAGTTCTGGGCAAAGTGTGGAAGAAATCAATAAAGTAACAAATGGTTTTTTAAATCAAGTCGCAATGGCTATTGGAATCCCAACAGCTTTGTTATATGGAGAAATGGCTGATGTGGAGAAGCAAACAAAAAATTACATGCTCTTTACAGTGAAACCTTTGTTAAAAAAGATTTCAGATGAAGCAAACGTGAAGTTTTTCGAAATGAGAGAGTATCTTGAAGGACAAAAAATTGAAGTGAAGGCCGTTTCTTATCAAAGTATTTTTGATCTTGCGACAAGTATCGACAAACTCGTTTCCTCAAGTGCATTTACTGGAAATGAGATTCGATTAGAAGTTGGATATGAATACTCAGATGATCCAAATCTCAATATCCATCATATTACGAAGAACTACAAAAAATTAGATGAATCCGAAGGAGGTGAGAAAGAAAATGACGGTGAAAATTGA
- a CDS encoding head maturation protease, ClpP-related, with protein sequence MTVKIDVKGPIISNDEAWIYDWFEMDATSPGKISKELDNANGESLIVSINSPGGYVDEGSEIYTALKNYSGHVEVQIVGLAASAASVIAMAGDKVRISPTAKIMIHNAAKWHGGDHRDMEKAAEMLKITDRAIVNAYVIKSGKSEEELLNMMAEETWMGPQQALENNFADEIMFMENQVKMTASTATAAMLPQKVIDGFRNGTMNKGQGITKEDLNAALLGLKNEILNDLQTNTNPKEPIQEPVNTKQNLSTLFLNLGGK encoded by the coding sequence ATGACGGTGAAAATTGACGTGAAAGGCCCAATTATTTCTAATGATGAGGCTTGGATTTATGATTGGTTTGAAATGGATGCTACAAGCCCAGGTAAGATTTCAAAAGAACTTGATAATGCGAATGGTGAGAGTTTAATTGTCTCAATTAATAGCCCAGGTGGTTACGTAGATGAAGGTTCAGAAATTTACACGGCATTAAAAAATTATTCTGGGCATGTGGAAGTTCAAATTGTCGGATTAGCAGCAAGTGCAGCTTCTGTAATTGCGATGGCTGGTGATAAAGTTCGAATTTCTCCAACAGCAAAAATCATGATTCACAATGCTGCTAAGTGGCATGGTGGAGATCATCGTGACATGGAAAAGGCGGCCGAGATGTTGAAAATAACAGATCGAGCAATTGTGAATGCCTACGTCATTAAAAGTGGTAAATCAGAAGAAGAACTACTTAATATGATGGCTGAAGAAACTTGGATGGGTCCACAACAAGCATTAGAAAACAATTTTGCAGATGAAATCATGTTTATGGAGAATCAGGTTAAAATGACAGCTTCAACGGCTACTGCTGCCATGCTTCCACAAAAAGTAATTGATGGTTTTAGAAATGGAACAATGAACAAGGGCCAAGGAATTACAAAAGAAGATTTAAACGCTGCACTATTAGGACTAAAAAACGAAATTCTGAATGATTTACAAACAAATACAAATCCAAAAGAGCCTATTCAAGAACCTGTTAATACAAAACAGAATTTGAGTACGCTCTTTTTAAATTTAGGAGGAAAATAA
- a CDS encoding phage major capsid protein, whose amino-acid sequence MVIKFNNFEEKKLAFAKATQEGTPEEQTAALNSMIGALATDVRADILNQVNESMVDRSIMQSRGANVLTSDEMKFFNAVVEEGGFKSTETLPKTTQERIFDDLVEDHPFLQHIGLENLGAVTEFVYGDPEGAAVWGPLFDGIKGQLNATFRKDSISQLKLTAFIPLANDMLKLGPVWVERYVRTMITEAMKVGLERGFVAGTGKNEPIGLLKDPSGSVVGGVYPDKKPVGTLTFEPGRKTINELKGVVKLLAKKLNADGSDADRPKNIAGKVVMVTNPFDTFDIQANATIQNAAGVYVTSLPFNPILTESVFVPQGKVLFFVKGQYVAAMGGTEPIKKYEETLALEDATVYIAKQYATGKPKDKYTSQVYTLKLEEVTPPTQG is encoded by the coding sequence ATGGTTATTAAATTTAATAATTTTGAAGAAAAGAAACTAGCATTTGCGAAAGCAACACAGGAGGGAACTCCAGAAGAACAAACAGCAGCATTAAATTCTATGATTGGAGCACTTGCTACAGATGTACGAGCAGATATTTTAAATCAAGTAAATGAATCAATGGTAGATCGTTCTATTATGCAGTCTCGTGGCGCTAATGTATTAACAAGTGATGAAATGAAATTCTTTAATGCAGTAGTTGAAGAAGGTGGATTTAAGTCTACTGAAACTTTACCTAAAACAACTCAAGAACGTATTTTTGATGACTTAGTTGAAGATCATCCTTTCTTACAACATATTGGTTTAGAGAATTTAGGTGCAGTAACAGAATTCGTTTATGGAGATCCAGAAGGGGCTGCGGTATGGGGGCCATTATTTGATGGTATTAAAGGTCAATTAAATGCTACATTCCGTAAAGATAGCATTTCACAACTTAAATTAACGGCATTTATTCCATTAGCGAATGACATGTTAAAACTTGGTCCAGTATGGGTAGAACGATATGTTCGCACAATGATTACAGAAGCGATGAAAGTAGGCTTAGAACGTGGATTTGTAGCTGGTACAGGCAAGAATGAACCTATTGGGTTATTAAAAGATCCAAGTGGAAGTGTTGTTGGCGGAGTGTATCCAGATAAAAAGCCAGTAGGTACTTTAACATTTGAACCAGGTCGTAAAACAATCAATGAATTAAAAGGCGTTGTTAAATTGTTAGCTAAAAAATTAAATGCTGATGGTTCAGATGCAGATCGACCAAAAAATATTGCTGGTAAAGTAGTTATGGTAACTAATCCGTTTGATACTTTTGATATTCAGGCAAACGCGACAATTCAAAATGCGGCCGGAGTATATGTAACTAGCTTGCCATTTAACCCAATCCTTACAGAATCAGTGTTTGTACCTCAAGGAAAAGTATTATTCTTTGTTAAAGGTCAATATGTTGCAGCAATGGGTGGAACAGAGCCAATCAAGAAGTATGAAGAAACATTAGCTTTAGAAGATGCAACTGTTTATATCGCTAAACAATATGCTACAGGTAAACCGAAGGATAAATACACTTCACAAGTTTATACACTGAAACTTGAAGAAGTAACGCCACCGACACAAGGATGA
- a CDS encoding phage head closure protein produces the protein MRPFQYKKPLNTGDCRNRIIIEQPEVIKDDLNQEVETGNWQEVKKAWAMIKTVKGSEYIEASASQSTRIYRFVIPYTTGITELMRIKMKDRIFDIIEPPMNDDEMYQTLTIIAKEHT, from the coding sequence ATGCGTCCTTTTCAGTACAAGAAACCACTGAATACAGGTGATTGTAGAAATCGAATTATCATTGAGCAACCTGAAGTAATAAAAGATGATTTGAATCAAGAAGTTGAAACAGGCAATTGGCAAGAAGTAAAAAAAGCATGGGCAATGATAAAAACGGTAAAAGGTTCGGAGTACATTGAAGCTTCGGCTTCACAGTCCACGCGAATTTATCGGTTTGTTATTCCTTATACAACAGGTATTACAGAATTAATGCGAATTAAAATGAAGGATCGTATCTTTGATATTATTGAACCGCCAATGAATGATGATGAAATGTATCAAACATTGACTATTATCGCAAAGGAGCATACTTAA
- a CDS encoding HK97 gp10 family phage protein: MNDFASEIARELQRYANVVEEELLTAQEEVSDVAVEKLKQKSPKKTGAYRKGWRKKKEGNGVVIHNTQGQLTHLLEKGHAKVGGGRVPAQVHIRPVEEYVIDELPRRIERAVQQ, from the coding sequence ATGAATGATTTTGCGAGTGAGATTGCTAGAGAATTACAAAGATATGCGAATGTTGTGGAAGAAGAATTACTGACAGCGCAAGAAGAAGTTTCTGATGTTGCCGTAGAAAAATTAAAGCAGAAAAGTCCTAAAAAAACAGGTGCATATCGTAAAGGTTGGCGTAAGAAAAAAGAAGGCAATGGTGTTGTTATCCATAATACTCAAGGACAATTAACACACCTATTAGAAAAAGGACATGCGAAAGTTGGCGGTGGGCGTGTTCCGGCACAGGTGCATATCCGTCCAGTTGAAGAATATGTAATTGATGAATTGCCAAGACGTATTGAAAGGGCGGTTCAACAATGA
- a CDS encoding major tail protein, whose protein sequence is MNKENKVTFGLKNVHYVPYDVQDFLVKFGTPIPLPGGVELTFEPRGDLIEFYADDMLYYAASNNQGYDGTLSIATIPEKFAIDALGEELDETDGVLNELADAKGKPFALLFEFDGDVNATRHVMYNCSASRPTLASKTKTSSAEPNTNELKFVSSPIVLVPGGRPMVKTKTTAKTTQAIYDNWYKEVYVKKPAAPKGA, encoded by the coding sequence GTGAATAAAGAAAATAAAGTTACGTTTGGTCTGAAGAATGTACATTATGTTCCATATGATGTTCAAGACTTTTTAGTGAAATTTGGTACACCGATTCCATTGCCTGGTGGGGTTGAACTAACATTTGAACCGCGTGGTGATTTAATTGAATTCTATGCAGATGACATGCTTTATTACGCAGCAAGTAATAACCAAGGTTACGATGGAACATTAAGTATTGCTACTATCCCAGAAAAATTTGCTATCGATGCACTGGGTGAGGAATTAGATGAAACGGATGGCGTATTAAATGAATTAGCTGATGCAAAAGGAAAACCGTTCGCTTTATTATTTGAGTTTGATGGTGACGTGAACGCAACTCGACATGTTATGTATAACTGTTCAGCAAGTCGTCCAACACTTGCATCCAAAACAAAAACAAGTTCGGCTGAACCAAATACAAATGAACTGAAGTTTGTTTCTAGCCCAATTGTTTTAGTACCAGGTGGAAGACCAATGGTTAAAACGAAAACGACTGCTAAAACAACACAAGCAATTTACGATAACTGGTACAAAGAAGTGTACGTTAAAAAACCAGCAGCACCAAAAGGAGCGTAA